Proteins encoded together in one Neobacillus sp. FSL H8-0543 window:
- a CDS encoding YheC/YheD family protein, translating to MVYEIVSNKLSSNTLSIPIALAASLGIESKKTITLSFGKRRLPIAITCLQSINKNNILVSEDVITKLLIDTKVKYELLFSNNELIIGPVIGLLLGKSEKRLEKYLNNYLIYTMLYEQINGVLFVFCEEQIDFTNEIITGYLYDPSLPDNWRKCEFPFPGAIFRRVELSQKTLNGLKEKMGEGFFNSQYFDKWQFWNWLSPFDELKEHLAETTNKVTLANVEKFLEKYNGVYLKLKDGSRGKGIYYIEKVESQYVIMKNYQDEITELSKDQMIKFLSKHSIYLLQQPIRLHTFEDRKVDYRVILQKNETGHWQCTGIIARFGNTNAISSNFKANGFALEGTSALKTQFGYDELTAFKKYQEIIRICTDMACKVDEIAGSYGDLGIDVGIDEDDKIWVIEMNKRPDHDFPLIIKDRKMYYLVKSNPVLYAKYIAMRGY from the coding sequence GTGGTTTATGAAATAGTTTCTAATAAATTATCAAGTAACACTTTATCTATTCCAATTGCACTAGCTGCTTCCTTAGGGATCGAAAGCAAGAAAACCATTACCTTATCGTTTGGAAAGAGAAGGTTACCGATTGCAATTACCTGTTTACAGTCAATCAATAAAAATAATATTCTAGTCAGCGAGGATGTTATTACGAAGCTTTTAATAGATACGAAAGTAAAGTATGAACTCTTATTTTCAAACAATGAATTAATCATAGGACCTGTGATTGGTTTATTATTGGGGAAATCGGAAAAAAGACTGGAAAAATATTTAAATAATTATTTAATTTATACAATGTTATACGAACAAATAAATGGTGTTCTATTTGTCTTTTGTGAAGAGCAGATTGATTTTACAAACGAAATAATTACAGGATATCTATACGATCCTTCATTACCTGATAACTGGAGAAAATGTGAATTTCCTTTTCCAGGTGCAATTTTCAGAAGGGTAGAACTATCCCAAAAAACTCTAAACGGTCTAAAAGAAAAAATGGGTGAGGGTTTTTTTAATTCCCAATATTTTGATAAATGGCAATTTTGGAATTGGCTTTCGCCCTTTGATGAACTTAAAGAACACCTTGCTGAAACGACCAATAAAGTGACTTTAGCAAATGTTGAAAAATTTTTAGAGAAATATAATGGTGTTTATTTAAAACTCAAGGACGGGTCAAGAGGAAAGGGGATTTATTATATAGAGAAAGTTGAAAGTCAATATGTAATTATGAAAAATTATCAAGATGAAATTACAGAATTATCAAAAGATCAGATGATTAAGTTCCTTTCTAAACACTCCATATATTTGTTGCAACAGCCAATCCGGCTTCATACATTTGAGGACCGAAAGGTGGACTACAGGGTAATTCTGCAAAAAAATGAAACTGGTCATTGGCAATGCACCGGGATTATTGCAAGATTTGGAAATACCAATGCGATTTCCTCAAATTTCAAAGCAAATGGCTTTGCATTGGAAGGAACGTCAGCATTAAAAACTCAATTTGGCTATGACGAGCTAACAGCATTTAAGAAATACCAAGAAATAATAAGAATTTGTACAGATATGGCCTGTAAAGTGGATGAAATCGCGGGATCCTATGGAGATTTAGGCATTGATGTTGGCATTGACGAAGACGATAAAATTTGGGTTATTGAAATGAATAAGAGACCAGACCATGATTTCCCGTTAATCATTAAAGATCGGAAAATGTATTATTTAGTTAAATCGAATCCTGTGTTATATGCTAAATATATAGCGATGAGAGGATATTGA
- a CDS encoding putative nucleotide-diphospho-sugar transferase, with protein MIPSYDLSLTPNSNMVICCLATGKNHVAALEIMKPTVEYYGKLHGIDTLFFNKKLLPGEMAKKHKIFLLFNLLKYYEIVMWMDSDTIIVDPRDDIRNELNTDHVAYMTSYHRRKPLFPNSGVIVVKRDPKTIDILEAVWRHKKKRFDEWWDQQAFLKLLGFKNRNIRILSYKGPTKYTPLIGSLHVKWNSRPNRHDVAKNPIILHHCGLKWWKRLKKMRTSYKIFLRNIEK; from the coding sequence ATGATTCCTTCTTATGATTTATCACTAACTCCAAACAGTAATATGGTCATTTGCTGTCTGGCCACTGGTAAAAATCATGTGGCTGCATTAGAAATAATGAAACCCACAGTGGAGTATTATGGCAAGCTCCATGGAATCGATACTTTGTTTTTTAATAAAAAGCTTCTTCCAGGTGAAATGGCTAAAAAGCATAAAATATTTTTGTTATTTAACCTATTAAAATATTATGAAATTGTCATGTGGATGGATTCAGATACCATTATTGTTGACCCAAGAGATGATATCCGAAATGAATTAAATACTGACCATGTTGCTTATATGACAAGTTATCATAGAAGAAAACCGCTTTTTCCTAATTCAGGGGTTATCGTAGTGAAACGGGATCCAAAGACAATTGATATATTGGAGGCTGTCTGGAGACACAAGAAGAAACGATTTGATGAGTGGTGGGATCAACAAGCCTTCTTAAAGCTTCTTGGCTTTAAGAATAGAAATATAAGAATATTATCTTATAAAGGACCAACCAAATATACGCCATTAATTGGGAGTTTACATGTTAAATGGAATAGCAGGCCGAATCGGCATGATGTTGCCAAAAACCCAATCATCTTACATCATTGTGGGTTGAAATGGTGGAAGCGGCTGAAAAAAATGCGAACAAGCTATAAAATATTTTTGAGGAATATAGAAAAATAG
- a CDS encoding YheC/YheD family protein, which yields MNTPTVGILVDGLIYSGIKTNRSYFEHISFYEEACVQFGLSPCFFRLKDIKSETEQINALVKGNKGKYELKNITIPKIIHNRGLFFRNESKLKIKDLQKTGVIIFNDWNRYGKWDVHDILMKNEELQPHLPETKRASSVNFIEMMEKHKELIIKPNSGSLGGGVLMVEKMDSELWEVCSNQKREAFVNDDWPEIIRKKVLNKHYIIQERIPLAEYQGSPFDLRVSVQKNGLGEWQVTGVVGKVAKIGNYVTNVAKGGTCKTLTELLSDFSNLDFNEVYQSIEDFSIKAVTELNKYFPNLADVGLDIGLTTEGFPMFIECNGRDLRITFGKAKMNEVWKATYTTPISYARYLFDSKIE from the coding sequence ATGAATACTCCAACCGTTGGAATATTAGTAGATGGGTTGATATATAGTGGAATTAAGACTAACAGGTCTTATTTTGAGCATATCAGTTTTTATGAAGAAGCCTGTGTGCAATTTGGACTGAGTCCTTGCTTTTTTCGATTAAAAGATATTAAGTCTGAAACCGAACAAATTAATGCGTTAGTAAAAGGTAACAAGGGAAAATATGAATTGAAAAATATCACCATACCAAAAATTATTCATAATCGGGGCCTTTTTTTTAGGAATGAATCAAAGTTAAAAATAAAGGACCTGCAAAAAACGGGGGTTATTATTTTTAATGATTGGAACCGTTATGGAAAATGGGATGTTCATGATATTTTAATGAAAAATGAAGAATTGCAGCCCCATTTGCCTGAAACGAAACGAGCAAGTTCGGTGAATTTTATAGAAATGATGGAGAAGCATAAAGAGCTAATCATAAAGCCGAATAGTGGAAGTCTAGGCGGCGGGGTCCTTATGGTCGAAAAAATGGATAGTGAGCTTTGGGAAGTTTGTTCCAACCAGAAGAGAGAAGCTTTTGTTAACGACGATTGGCCTGAAATTATTCGTAAAAAGGTTTTAAATAAACATTACATCATTCAGGAACGAATTCCGCTTGCTGAGTATCAGGGAAGCCCCTTCGATTTACGTGTTTCCGTCCAAAAAAATGGATTAGGAGAATGGCAGGTAACGGGTGTGGTTGGTAAGGTTGCTAAAATAGGAAATTACGTAACCAATGTTGCAAAAGGTGGTACCTGTAAAACGCTTACTGAACTATTAAGCGATTTCTCTAACTTAGACTTTAACGAAGTCTACCAATCTATTGAAGACTTTTCAATTAAAGCTGTAACTGAATTAAATAAATATTTCCCTAATCTTGCAGATGTTGGGCTGGATATTGGTTTAACTACTGAGGGTTTTCCCATGTTTATTGAATGTAATGGACGAGATCTTAGAATAACATTTGGAAAAGCTAAAATGAATGAAGTTTGGAAAGCAACCTACACAACACCAATCAGTTATGCGCGGTACCTTTTTGATTCCAAGATTGAATAG
- a CDS encoding glycosyltransferase family 8 protein, with protein MNHIHIAAVSNDNYAKHTAILFNSILLNNKTDCFIHFYIIGNLSEENQKKVNSSLESFPASVLFFPVSESRFKGFKLYSYFKKEAYYRLLLPELLDDHIEKVIYLDSDIIVRQDIIDLWNVDIDNYFLAAVQDVGLCASKDRRRILSIPLSAGYFNSGVLLINLIKWRENNTANQVINYAKNNPRKLRSIDQDALNAILFNNWLKLHPKWNYISGRIRLGKILKDPAIIHFTGKNKPWNHSRHPLRNEYFRYLKSTKWDK; from the coding sequence TTGAATCACATTCATATAGCCGCGGTAAGTAATGACAATTACGCAAAACATACTGCTATTCTGTTTAATTCCATTCTATTAAATAATAAAACTGATTGTTTTATCCATTTTTATATCATAGGCAATCTATCTGAGGAAAATCAAAAAAAAGTTAATAGTTCTTTAGAATCTTTTCCTGCTAGTGTACTGTTTTTTCCGGTTAGCGAAAGTCGATTCAAAGGATTTAAATTATATAGTTATTTTAAAAAGGAAGCATATTATCGCTTATTACTGCCAGAATTATTAGACGATCACATTGAAAAGGTCATCTACCTAGATAGTGATATTATCGTTAGACAGGATATTATCGACCTATGGAACGTGGATATTGATAATTATTTTCTTGCTGCCGTTCAGGACGTTGGTTTATGTGCCAGCAAGGATAGAAGAAGGATTCTTTCCATCCCCCTAAGTGCTGGTTATTTTAATTCAGGGGTATTATTAATAAATCTCATAAAATGGAGGGAAAATAATACGGCTAATCAAGTAATCAATTATGCTAAAAATAATCCTAGAAAACTTAGAAGTATTGATCAAGACGCATTGAATGCGATTCTTTTCAATAATTGGCTTAAGCTGCATCCTAAGTGGAACTATATTTCAGGTAGAATTAGACTAGGAAAAATCCTAAAAGACCCTGCGATTATTCATTTCACAGGAAAAAATAAGCCTTGGAACCATAGTAGGCACCCTTTAAGAAATGAATATTTTAGATATTTAAAGAGTACAAAATGGGACAAGTAA
- a CDS encoding YheC/YheD family protein: MKYIIKTISIPNPTISLPLAVLEKLEISERNSIIISIGAIKETVTLMHHDNRDQCIYLSNAIYKKFLLPEFIDAYEIKVENEILQIGPVIGMLIRGKIDELTKQRIKIYKNYLIDYKHLNGLILLFTTDGIDVKNKLIYGYAFNPKEHEWEEGIFPFPSVVFLRRPIKESIRKKLFGLIGNKFFNSHVFNKWEMWEWLSDNEQIRKYLPETVLCENIENVQRLIDAHKETFIKPMAGMQGAGIFQLSKVGQEFNLCYRVKGKNIITVFDTWEAVEYYLRSEISLKNYIVQQRIPLLTKENRVMDVRVIVGKNHNGDWIVPGMITKFGDKDSIVSNISSGGSAQKVWKSLCETFQDDYKKAFKKYMEIEGLALTCCKVLEGRGLHLGYIGIDIGMDENHNLWLIEINNRSPDMTIALDADDFQLYYKIKSAPLHYAKWLSSFGGERRGGL; this comes from the coding sequence ATGAAATATATTATAAAAACAATTTCTATTCCTAATCCAACAATATCCCTTCCTTTAGCCGTTTTAGAAAAATTAGAAATAAGTGAAAGGAATTCAATCATCATAAGTATTGGGGCAATTAAAGAAACGGTTACCTTAATGCATCATGATAATCGGGATCAATGTATTTATTTATCCAATGCTATCTATAAAAAATTTCTTCTCCCTGAATTTATCGATGCATATGAGATTAAGGTTGAAAATGAAATATTACAAATTGGCCCAGTCATTGGTATGTTGATTCGCGGCAAAATAGACGAATTGACTAAACAAAGAATTAAGATTTATAAAAATTATTTAATTGATTATAAGCATTTAAATGGACTAATCCTTCTTTTTACAACTGATGGAATTGATGTGAAAAATAAGCTTATCTATGGATATGCATTTAATCCGAAGGAACATGAATGGGAGGAGGGGATTTTTCCATTTCCTTCAGTTGTTTTTCTCAGAAGACCAATAAAAGAATCAATCCGAAAGAAATTATTTGGGTTAATTGGTAATAAATTCTTTAATTCTCATGTTTTTAATAAATGGGAAATGTGGGAATGGCTTTCTGATAATGAACAAATAAGGAAATATCTACCAGAGACCGTTCTGTGTGAAAATATTGAAAATGTCCAAAGATTAATAGATGCTCATAAAGAGACGTTTATTAAACCAATGGCTGGTATGCAGGGAGCTGGAATCTTTCAGCTTTCAAAGGTGGGTCAGGAGTTTAATTTATGCTATAGAGTAAAAGGAAAAAATATAATAACAGTGTTTGATACTTGGGAAGCTGTAGAATATTACCTTAGGTCAGAAATAAGCCTAAAAAACTATATTGTTCAACAACGAATACCATTATTGACAAAAGAAAATAGGGTGATGGATGTTCGGGTGATTGTTGGTAAAAATCACAATGGCGATTGGATTGTTCCAGGGATGATAACAAAGTTTGGTGATAAAGATAGTATTGTGAGCAATATATCAAGTGGCGGATCAGCACAAAAGGTATGGAAGTCCCTTTGTGAAACATTTCAGGATGATTATAAGAAAGCCTTTAAGAAGTATATGGAAATTGAAGGGTTGGCTCTTACATGTTGTAAAGTATTAGAGGGTAGAGGTCTACATCTGGGGTATATTGGTATTGATATTGGAATGGATGAAAACCATAACCTTTGGCTGATTGAGATCAATAATAGAAGTCCAGATATGACCATTGCCTTGGATGCAGATGATTTCCAGCTATATTATAAAATTAAATCGGCCCCATTACATTATGCTAAATGGTTATCTAGTTTTGGAGGTGAACGACGGGGTGGTTTATGA
- a CDS encoding YheC/YheD family protein → MVFIRYQQKQDTIDISMKLLEQYSIVSQRIILKIGGFSRELVVNINEEMPDDTIGIPRMSNELAIPEDIPYELIINGRVLSLGPVIAFVAYLNPSELTPKRLDRLKGRFSEYQSIKGLIYVCAARGINIEKKQIEGYYFNPQGEISTTRWIYGVFPYPDVVYKRHPIDTVRYNDLISQIGDRVINSYYFCKGELPEYASRNKNLKELFPETKELTEVEQLDQMLRKHQTVYLKPPKGEGGRGILNVTMDGQGNYVFVNQNDIKTNIGEQADLILLLEKYIRRNYIIQQGVSTTIGDRNVDFRVYTQKNGLKQWECQGMIGRVAKKNKIVTNLKYVEKLLSGNEAIKYLFGINHQEASQLQAKIYDKCKTVCKELDKCVGNYGDVAIDCIVDQNYNVWILEVNKLYGYDSLAKVKNYNLRRLLFVTPFRYAKALAGF, encoded by the coding sequence ATGGTTTTTATAAGATATCAACAGAAACAAGATACAATCGATATTTCCATGAAACTGTTAGAACAATACAGTATTGTTTCTCAAAGAATTATTTTAAAAATTGGTGGATTCTCTAGGGAGCTGGTCGTAAATATTAATGAAGAAATGCCAGACGACACAATAGGTATTCCGCGAATGTCAAATGAACTCGCGATACCAGAGGATATTCCTTATGAATTGATCATTAACGGGCGAGTACTATCTTTAGGTCCAGTTATTGCTTTTGTTGCCTACTTAAATCCCAGTGAATTAACCCCAAAAAGATTAGATCGGCTAAAAGGTCGCTTTTCTGAGTATCAAAGCATTAAGGGACTAATTTATGTTTGTGCTGCAAGAGGAATTAATATCGAAAAAAAACAAATTGAAGGATATTATTTTAATCCACAAGGAGAAATTTCAACCACACGTTGGATTTATGGAGTTTTCCCTTATCCAGATGTAGTTTATAAACGGCACCCCATCGATACAGTAAGATATAATGATCTAATTTCACAAATTGGTGACAGGGTCATTAACTCTTACTATTTTTGTAAAGGAGAACTGCCAGAATATGCTTCAAGGAATAAAAATTTGAAAGAACTATTTCCTGAAACTAAAGAGTTAACAGAGGTCGAACAACTTGATCAGATGTTACGAAAGCATCAGACCGTCTATTTAAAACCTCCTAAAGGTGAAGGAGGAAGAGGGATTTTAAATGTAACAATGGACGGTCAGGGAAATTATGTCTTTGTTAATCAAAACGATATAAAAACGAATATAGGAGAACAAGCTGATTTAATCCTGTTATTGGAGAAGTATATTCGTCGGAATTACATTATCCAACAAGGTGTATCAACAACAATTGGTGATAGAAATGTTGACTTTAGAGTATATACGCAAAAAAATGGGTTAAAACAGTGGGAATGTCAAGGCATGATCGGCAGAGTGGCAAAGAAAAACAAAATTGTTACCAATTTAAAATATGTAGAAAAACTTTTGTCTGGTAATGAAGCAATAAAGTATTTGTTTGGAATCAATCATCAAGAGGCTTCACAGCTTCAAGCGAAAATCTATGACAAATGTAAAACGGTTTGTAAGGAATTAGATAAATGTGTAGGAAATTACGGGGATGTAGCAATTGATTGTATTGTTGACCAAAATTATAATGTTTGGATTTTAGAAGTTAATAAATTGTACGGCTATGATAGCCTGGCAAAAGTGAAGAATTATAACTTAAGGAGACTTTTATTTGTAACACCTTTCCGTTATGCGAAAGCTTTAGCCGGATTTTAG
- a CDS encoding ATP-grasp fold amidoligase family protein gives MRKRIKKSRKNIKIDKSNRLKVEFKRRHGYDLNLASPRTFSEKIQWIKIFGNLERFSKYVDKYEVRQYVKEKVGEQYLIPLIGVYDKVDQIKVDSLPDSFALKPTHASGWNLIVNDKTKFNWNNKKNQVRKWLNTSYFRKTGESNYRDIKPRVVIEELIKDPTGDLKDYRIFCFHGEPKFIEVDGYSFKDFKRDIYDLNWDKLPVQHYYPNFNELVIKPSRLNELLTIAQKLSAEFAFVRVDLYYTNDKIFFGELTFTPENGLKPFIPKEYDELFGQYLELKRYV, from the coding sequence ATGAGAAAAAGGATCAAAAAATCAAGAAAGAATATCAAAATAGATAAGAGTAATAGGTTGAAAGTTGAATTTAAACGCAGGCATGGGTATGACTTAAATTTAGCCAGTCCTAGAACCTTTTCTGAAAAAATTCAATGGATAAAGATATTTGGAAATCTTGAGCGATTTTCTAAGTATGTGGATAAATATGAAGTGCGTCAATATGTGAAAGAGAAGGTCGGTGAACAGTACCTTATCCCTCTTATTGGAGTTTATGATAAGGTAGATCAAATTAAAGTGGATAGTTTGCCCGATTCATTTGCATTAAAACCCACACACGCATCAGGGTGGAATTTAATCGTAAATGACAAAACAAAATTTAATTGGAATAATAAGAAGAATCAAGTGAGAAAATGGCTTAATACCAGTTATTTTCGAAAAACGGGAGAATCTAATTATCGCGATATAAAACCAAGAGTAGTAATCGAAGAATTAATAAAAGATCCAACAGGAGATTTGAAGGATTATAGAATTTTTTGTTTCCATGGTGAACCTAAATTTATAGAAGTGGACGGGTATAGTTTTAAAGATTTTAAACGTGATATATATGATTTGAATTGGGATAAGCTTCCTGTTCAGCATTATTATCCTAACTTTAATGAACTGGTCATCAAACCTTCACGTTTAAATGAATTACTTACTATAGCGCAGAAACTTTCTGCTGAATTTGCCTTTGTACGAGTCGATCTTTACTATACCAACGATAAGATATTTTTTGGTGAATTAACCTTTACCCCTGAAAATGGCCTTAAACCATTTATACCAAAAGAGTATGATGAATTATTTGGTCAGTATCTTGAATTAAAGCGATATGTATAA
- a CDS encoding glycosyltransferase, which produces MKIVQIAKNVIPVPPIGYGGTERDIHYLTNCLIDRGHEVIVFAKQGSKCKGKLIEYPKSLTNLLPFVLKNLPVDADVIIDHAGFVAREKLPIPTLCSIHSANKMNVQFPVYVSEYLLDHKGNGEGYFVHNGIGLEDYPYLEQKGNFILSLGRIIPSKGTHLAIMAAKATGDSLLIAGNVPKKGIGYFNKKVKPHIDGTQIKYVGEVAGEEKMRLLSKAKCVLFPITWEEPFGLVPIEAMACGTPVIAFRKGGVRETMKGFPELTCNNVNEMVNILQRNQFPPPKKLREYVTQHFSAEVMTDNFEKLIAKALMEYKK; this is translated from the coding sequence GTGAAAATAGTCCAAATAGCTAAAAATGTTATCCCCGTGCCTCCAATTGGTTATGGAGGTACAGAGCGTGATATTCATTATTTAACGAATTGTTTGATTGACCGTGGACATGAAGTGATTGTTTTTGCTAAACAGGGATCTAAATGTAAAGGTAAATTGATTGAATATCCAAAGAGTTTAACTAATTTGTTGCCCTTTGTTCTAAAAAATCTTCCTGTAGATGCGGATGTAATAATTGATCATGCAGGGTTTGTAGCCAGGGAAAAACTCCCGATTCCAACTTTATGTTCGATTCATTCTGCTAATAAAATGAATGTACAATTTCCTGTTTATGTAAGTGAATATCTATTAGATCATAAGGGAAATGGGGAAGGCTACTTTGTTCATAATGGAATCGGTCTCGAGGATTATCCATATTTGGAGCAGAAGGGAAATTTCATACTATCACTTGGAAGAATAATTCCTTCAAAAGGGACCCATTTGGCGATAATGGCAGCAAAGGCTACCGGAGATTCATTACTTATCGCTGGGAATGTACCAAAAAAAGGGATTGGATATTTTAACAAGAAAGTTAAACCACACATAGATGGAACTCAAATAAAGTATGTTGGGGAAGTGGCTGGTGAGGAAAAAATGAGACTACTTTCTAAAGCAAAATGTGTCCTATTCCCTATTACGTGGGAGGAACCTTTTGGATTAGTTCCTATTGAAGCAATGGCTTGTGGTACCCCTGTTATTGCTTTTAGAAAAGGGGGAGTACGGGAAACAATGAAAGGTTTCCCAGAGCTAACTTGTAATAATGTAAATGAGATGGTAAATATCCTCCAACGAAATCAATTTCCTCCTCCAAAAAAATTAAGGGAATATGTCACTCAACATTTCTCTGCTGAAGTTATGACAGATAATTTTGAGAAGCTTATTGCTAAAGCCTTAATGGAATATAAAAAATAA
- a CDS encoding glycosyltransferase — translation MVSLIACTIRTNMMNNIFDNFSRQNWKEKELIIILNNDKMDIEKWKEKAADYENVTIYQLPQEQTLGNCLNFGIEKAQYDIVAKFDDDDYYSPYYLTEAMEIFKTTNAQLVGKGKSFMYFERQKLLTIRRLGTENKAGKSSLKGGTLIFKKEIYPNIKFPSRKGAGTDSAFVGICIRRNIKIHTTSRYNYVYIRKRNRNFHTFKQSNLRLRQKSKIIGRVENYKQYATKVFGNE, via the coding sequence ATGGTCTCATTAATTGCATGTACTATACGTACTAATATGATGAATAATATATTCGACAACTTTTCTAGACAAAATTGGAAGGAAAAAGAATTAATTATTATTCTTAATAATGACAAAATGGACATTGAAAAATGGAAGGAAAAAGCCGCAGATTATGAAAATGTTACAATCTATCAGCTTCCACAGGAACAGACATTAGGAAATTGTTTAAACTTTGGAATAGAAAAAGCGCAATATGATATTGTGGCCAAGTTTGATGACGACGATTATTATTCTCCTTACTATTTAACAGAGGCTATGGAGATATTTAAAACAACAAATGCACAGTTAGTTGGTAAAGGAAAATCGTTTATGTATTTTGAAAGACAAAAACTATTAACCATTCGGAGACTTGGTACCGAGAATAAAGCTGGGAAAAGTTCTCTAAAAGGTGGGACATTAATTTTCAAGAAGGAGATTTACCCTAATATAAAATTCCCTTCTAGAAAAGGAGCAGGGACAGACAGTGCGTTTGTAGGTATTTGTATAAGAAGGAACATTAAAATTCACACAACCAGCAGATATAACTATGTGTATATACGAAAAAGGAACAGAAATTTCCATACTTTTAAACAATCAAATCTAAGATTAAGGCAAAAAAGTAAAATAATTGGAAGAGTGGAAAACTATAAACAATATGCAACAAAAGTATTTGGAAATGAGTAG
- the murF gene encoding UDP-N-acetylmuramoyl-tripeptide--D-alanyl-D-alanine ligase yields the protein MKTLRLSDILEVINGQMIQGNAEVEIRKVAKLVKNISEYSVYFHISKKCISPDSLLGKKNYTIVTENKDILTMVDKSVTVILVSDGKESYNQFIEYYRSIFSIPVIGVTGTCGKTTTKDMIKHILKQFLQVHSTLLSQNGLHLNLHYLMGINEQTEAAIFEMGVAYPGNIRVSGKYFKPTIGIITNIGEAHLEGCKTLEKYISAKGEMLEVLSEKGTLIINADDKNIRRLPIGLFKGCILSFGQDQSADFRAANIRYEDDRMVYTINVNNNQHEVVIPGHGEHNVYNSLAAIVAASLIGISIEDAINRLKSFKTMERHVKRYSPKGITVIDDTWSCNPSSVVSALEVLKKISNGKKEVLVLGKMQRLGTQLNNQHLKMGETIVDYGEVDYLITIGPSAKLTGEKAISLGMDPSKVHSVENAVQLESKLAEIRTEDMVILFKMSLGKMEPAFRKVVEKYRFS from the coding sequence ATGAAGACTCTTAGGCTTTCAGATATACTTGAAGTGATAAATGGCCAAATGATTCAAGGAAACGCTGAAGTTGAAATTCGCAAAGTTGCAAAATTGGTGAAAAACATCAGTGAATATTCTGTTTACTTTCATATTAGTAAAAAGTGTATAAGTCCTGATTCCTTACTGGGAAAAAAGAATTATACAATTGTAACTGAAAATAAAGATATTCTTACAATGGTTGATAAATCGGTTACTGTAATTTTGGTTTCAGATGGAAAGGAATCATACAACCAATTCATCGAATATTATCGAAGCATTTTTTCTATTCCCGTGATTGGAGTAACAGGAACATGTGGAAAAACAACCACTAAGGATATGATTAAGCATATTTTAAAGCAATTTTTACAAGTACATTCCACTCTTCTTAGTCAAAATGGTCTTCATTTAAATCTACACTATTTAATGGGAATAAATGAACAAACAGAAGCGGCCATCTTTGAAATGGGGGTTGCCTACCCAGGAAATATTAGGGTAAGCGGTAAATATTTCAAACCAACGATCGGTATCATTACAAACATTGGTGAAGCGCATTTAGAAGGATGCAAAACGTTAGAAAAATATATCAGTGCAAAGGGAGAAATGTTAGAAGTCCTTTCGGAAAAAGGAACTTTAATTATTAATGCAGATGATAAAAATATAAGAAGATTACCAATCGGTTTATTTAAAGGATGTATACTTTCATTCGGTCAGGATCAGAGTGCTGATTTTAGAGCAGCTAATATTCGATATGAAGACGACCGGATGGTATACACAATAAATGTTAATAACAATCAACATGAAGTGGTTATTCCAGGACATGGCGAGCACAATGTTTATAATAGTTTAGCGGCCATCGTAGCAGCAAGTTTAATAGGTATTTCAATCGAAGATGCAATCAATAGACTGAAGTCGTTTAAAACAATGGAGCGTCATGTGAAACGGTATAGCCCAAAAGGAATAACAGTTATTGACGATACATGGAGCTGTAATCCTAGTTCCGTCGTGTCAGCCCTAGAAGTTCTTAAAAAAATTTCTAATGGTAAAAAAGAGGTTCTCGTTCTAGGGAAAATGCAACGTCTGGGAACACAATTAAACAATCAGCACCTTAAAATGGGGGAAACGATTGTGGACTATGGTGAAGTAGATTATTTAATTACCATTGGTCCCTCTGCAAAGCTAACAGGTGAAAAAGCTATTAGTTTAGGAATGGATCCAAGCAAGGTTCATTCTGTTGAAAATGCCGTC